In Vicia villosa cultivar HV-30 ecotype Madison, WI unplaced genomic scaffold, Vvil1.0 ctg.000711F_1_1_1, whole genome shotgun sequence, the sequence GGAACAACTTTCCATTGTTTGCAATTGGAtttggtttaaaatttatttaaacttgaattttgtattatttttttgtgagtgatgattatatttagaatttgaatttaaaaaatgaacattgatattttaaaattttaaaattttgtaggtgtcgTGATATTGTTTAGATATCAAGTCATATGGTTCGATCgatttattaaatatatagttttgttatagaGATCGGATTATTCAACAGATTATTCAATTTAATCTGATTTAGTCAtgtggttcgaccagtgacctagTGGTTAGACCAATGAACCAGTGACTCGATATTCTCATCGGTTCGATAACtgatccgatttttaaaacattgctcTACACAAATgattcggtttttaaaacattgttcaACACCAATTTTCATCTGTTAATAGAATGAATCAAATGgtcactttttaaaataaataaaaaaacagaaaaaaagaaATATCATATATGCACTCTcctgaaattaaattaaattactaaCAAAGCAATAGTACAATTTAGTGCATATGCAATTCTTGCATAGACACGACCCTAAATCCACATTCTTAGGCACAGCCAATAAGAAAGagtactttttaaatttattttaattttaattttgtttttaattggattcatggggtggttcagattatgaaggagagagaaaaaacagtatttatttttggaaatttctctatagacctcccaaccttctagtccacctctggtgaaaaacccaaactacccctgacttcggaagttcatttccgaaatgcaagaaaaaggcgttttcggagatgcatctccgaaagcgcctttttttttgaaaaaattgtcttatttcggaagttcatttccgaaaacagcatttcggaagttcacttccgaaatactgcgcgttctgcagatttaacaaaacactccccctcccccattcatttaccctaactcaaatcaaaacacaacccctcttcaaattttcggccaaaatcaagtgtaagatcaaagagcattcccaagtcttcttccaaactcatcatCGAACACTAATTAGTAAGTTctacattgttttttcaagttttagatctatttgaataaactctaatagggtgtttagacactgaaaaaatcacattaagataggttagtactgatattaggatgtttagtaggcataaaagtagttttggtttaggttttttgggtctgccattggaggctgTATTGAaggtctgcgcaggggtgtttcggaagttcatttccgaaaacacctccatcccagttttcggaaatgaacttccgaactgtaccagaagttcatttttttttgttttttcatttgtctcgcatattaatcgatttcgattgtttacaggaacatgtcaggcaaccaaccagcacgcattagacaggggagagagtcccagactgcgtcggctagacgcgagcgggcgacggcgcagctggcgtcgacccagggacgggggcagggccggggacggcgtgtgcgagttcccgtggacgtgggagagggtacatctggttcaggatctaggagtcggctggctcgggcatcttcttcccgccagcgagaggaggaggaggaggaggtggcggcagtgacttaccacgagccggagggggtaccggaagtTGACCCTctagccggggaggaggatgagcaggaggacgactatccgggagggccctttgacacctctgtgctgattcactaccacgatcacgtcgctcggcggatctgggagggagaggtattttttttaatttaaccgtttaattgtcaccattttttatagtttaaccgtttatttgtcgcttatttaatatatgtcgcttatttaatatatgtcgcttatttaatatatgtcgtttatttatttattttttcaacaggagcgagagccgttgaaaatggtgaaccacgctcgGAAGATAtttagtctgtttaaaccaacagctgagtggcttaacgaccatgtgcgaggttcagggctttgcGGGTTCTGCATGACGGGTtacagcaccggcatgcagggggcatttgtggagtgctggcacaaggagacgtcctctttccacctgccggttggggagatgacgatcaccttgcacgacgtgcagtgtcttctccacctgcctattagggggccactgttgcaccactcccggatccagagggtcgaggccattgagtggatgacgctctatttgggcatggagcacgaggttgctcactttgagtgcgtcacgacatctgggcctcatgtccggttcaccacactgagcacttattttgagcaccacctggacgcggctgccgaggctgagggtgacGACCTATTCACATAGTACCACCGCggttgcgctctccggtgctggtacatgcatgtggtaggcgctgcttgctttgtggacaagagtgccaggtacgtcgacgtgacctacctccgctatttcatggacctggataccgttcaccagtggaactgggggtcagctactctggcatatctctaccagaagcagaatgaggcctccaactagaggacgaggcagttggtcggatcctgcacactgcttacggtacgttttattttaatacattatcgtatttatttatttatttatgtttcgtatttatttttaatacattatcgtgtttctgtttcagagctggatcatctcctacttctcccgcatccacgactttcacatcgatcctgcgtacgtggacgccatgcctagggccgccagatacgctctctagagggggaacgatgcggtgggaccataccgtctgtacttggaccgcacgatgcatgaCGACGTCAcatggaggccgttcagcgactacgctcagattgtcccctttaaCGGCATTGcactatattcaggctggttggcttgcgggaccggcatcatggttcgatatctccctgagcggtgcatgcgtcagttcagattcgtgcagcggatacccaggtcaccctttgaggctgctcccgacactgtgacccgagtgcagctcactgtcatatgggaggactgggagcatcatgtggtaccagaggagtaccgtctcactcgggtcacccaggactggcacagtgaggaggggtacgtcacatggttctaccgggtgtcccatcctctgctgagacccgacgttcccggcgctcctaggccagcacatgaggagatcctagagaaccagcaggccaaggatgaccacgccattgatctcctgccgatctgccagcggatagagatgcttgggcgggacgcgttggatcgaggtgtcgttcattagggcggtccagatgcagtcgccgtgatggagatgatcgtcactgatgcggaccgtgcggcggggtacaggcggcagaggagggcccagggtgagagggttaggcacacccagtagtggtcgggtttatttattttttgttttcggattgtatctttagcacactatttttatttgtttcggtttgtatatattattttcatcggattagtattttttttttgtttatttatcatattagtattttcagtttatctattgcttattttatttggcgtttacgtttaattaaaatgcgagactgttttagataaaacataaaaaaaaacacagtttctgcataattcggaaatgaacttccgaattcaccccccatgaggtgttttcggagatgcacttccgaattatggaaattttttttaaaaaaaaaacgcttcggaagttcatttccgaagcaggggtattttgggattttcgctgggggtgaccccatagggaggtggctaaagaaattttcttattttttaattaattaaaattttgtgattggatgtgtgtaaaacaatttcttagatatgtgtccacctaagaatttttCTTAAATGTAAATGTTGTTTCATCCTTAGTTGTGTCTAGATCACCTTAAAAAAATGTAAATGTTTCCCGACACACATAAAATTACACTAACAAAAATATTACATGTGAAACACCCTAAATTGTCTACAAAATATTCTTAGATCTACAAAATATTCTTAGATGTGTCTCCAGAATTTTAAAGATATCTCTCAGTAAAGTGTCATGCAAATTGTTTGAGTTTTAATGATTGAAGAAGAGTTCTGCATGATGTCCATCACTCCCTCAATAAAATGAAATCACTATTCTCTCCTTTAAATTAATTATGTGTGTATCACTATTctcttttaaattaattatgtataTAAAAAACTGTAAATCAAAAGCTAACCATTTTCCTAATTTTTTCTCCTTTCCTGGTGTCTCCCTTTCAATGCTATACCAATGGAGCATTTCACAGTCTGTATTGGCACATGACATTCTACAGAGATGCATTTTGAAATTATTTCAAAGATGCATTTTTGGGTACTTTTTTCGATAAAAATAAAGTGTGTCTCACTTGCAGCATTTCTGTTGGTATAATTTTACGTGCGTTCGGAGATGTATTTTCATACGCTAGGAATATTTGAGATTTTTTAAACAGTGGTGTTGGAGAACATATAAGGGTGAACTTGGAGTAGACAATTTTTCAGATGTTAAACCAATCATTGAAATTTATATGTATGAAATTAAAACATAATACCAATAGTCAGATGATAAAGAGATTTTTTTTTCGCACCCTGATACATTCTCCCAGATCCCTGGAGAAATGTCAAAAATAGCTCATatttttggagatacatctccgaatgcATCATTTATTCATTTTTACCTAAATtaaattcagagatgcatcttcggtTAAACCCCAACTTTTTTGAAATACATAAATTGTGATTTCAGAGATGAATATCCAAAAAAGGTCACtggttgatttttttaatttgtgagattttttcggatatgtatatccgaaaacaTACATGAACCAGAAGCAAACTAAAAACTTAATATACAAGCACATACAATGTAAATCATAAAATTTTTAATCAAGAATTACACCATCATTTCTAAGGTTATATATTACTTATGTATTAAATCGTATCAAGATTACATCGTTGACGATAATACATTTAAAAAAGTATCGATTACAATCTAAAATGCATCATGACGTGTCTGGAAGGATCTTTAGGTGAGTCACTCCGAAGTGGAAAAAATATCTCCGAGAAACCATATCCTGTCAGATCGATACACGCTCTATCATACGCACTTGCTATAAGATGGCCCATTTCGGAGAAGCGTATCTATTTTGACTCCGGTGCAGGACTGCTAACACAAGGAGTAAGAGCACCGTGAATTGCATCAAAATGTTCTTTTTTCCGTATAGCAATGTGTTGAATTCCCTATGCGTCGTCAACTCTTTCAAAACTTGTTGGAGGACAAGAAAGTGATTCTCTTCTCCTCTACCAAGCAAGCCGGATACGACCCGATAACGATAATTACCATCACCCTTAACATTTACAATTCGCtcaatgtatttgtgcataaaaatatCACTGGATGGTTAAATGATAAATCATCTTAAAGAAACTACTCTTAAATGACTTTAGATATTTTTTTGGAGATGTATATGCGaattaatctaaaaaaaattaaagatgcatctctgaaataaattttgaccaaaaaaatgaaatttgatgCATTCGAAAATGTATCTCTAAAAAAAAACCAataatattttagaattttcagcTATGTGTCCCACACCATAAAGGTTGAAAAATAAATTACTATGATAAATAAGCATATTTTGTATATGTTAACATAATGTGAATTTTGAGATTTTCCCTATTTCTTTATTATCTAACCTCTAAATAGGTAGTAAGGTTGGAAtaaattcatttaaattatttagtATCAGAACCACGTCAGaattcaaaattttgatattattgGTCTGGTCAGAAAAGTAAGGTTGAAATCAAACATCTTTTTAAGAGTTAGTAAGATTGGAATAAAttcatttaaattatataatatttgacTTTTAGGAGGGGAAAAAACACTAAaaatttccttgaactttttTGGCATGCCAATCATTATTCTTATCTTAAAGGAAACGACTTCTTACATTAGCCTGTCATTTGAGAATTATGATGCTCTTCTTAAGGCTGTTAATTATAATAGTGTTGTAACAACTGCATAAATCATTCATTATTACCCAGATTAACATATTTTTCATACATCAAATGATTACTATATTCTATGAGGTTTGTTAATAACAACCTCCGGTAGTAATTGTGATCTGTCTAATAAGTAATAACATGCAAATTATATTTGAAACCGTCAAGCCAATTTGACCTCAGAGGTTTATAAGATTCCGGATTTACAACAATGATCCAAATAAGTGAACAACATATAAATCTGAATCTGCAATTACATTTCAAATAGACACCAAAACTGAGTGCAAAGACCAAATATGGATGACATGTATCACGCCACTGACATCGGTATTCAAATAAGAAGTTACTAACCAGCTACTTCCATGTTTTTCAAAAACAGCTACTCTATTCGAAATAAAGCCAAACAGTTAAGCAAGCAGCTGCAGCAACAGTAACAAGCTAAATATAAAGAAATGGAGCCGCTGAATACCTCGTGACTAATAGAGCACTCCATTCAAAGTTTATTcatcattaatattattattattattaagaaggTCATCCCCGGGACCCCGTTGTACAAGTCTGTAATACAATATACCCATAGTTGCCATGCATGCCCTGCAAACAGATGATAACAACTTCATCAGTTAAGAACTAGCAGTATACAACATAACTGTAACTGAGTTTATATACAGGGAGAGGATAGAGCTCTACATGATTGCAATCAGTAGAAGAATCTTTCTGGGGTCCATCCGTGATGACTTTGGATGCCGTGCACGAACTTCTGGGGCTTCGGTTGCATTTGATCCTTCTTTCCTTACAGGTGGTGCAGTCACCGGAAGAGTAGGCAAAGCACTGGACCAGAAAGGAAGCAATGCTCGAAGAAACTTGTGGTGGAATGGACCTACAATTTAAAAGAGGAAAATTCAAATTGATAAATTGAACTAGACAAGTTCTGCACAGAAGACCAGAGCAAGCCAACACGAACACCATATTACATGTCaaatattcaaaattcaaaattcaatcaaaaatACTTTATCACCTCTTTTTATATACTTTTTGCGTTTCGCATCTTCATCATCAGCATAGTATGAGGTTTCAGAGTTTTGTCGGTCAACATGGACTGTTCCCTTCCTTGTGGTAGCACCAGGCTAAATTATTTGCAACGGGAATATAATTATATGAGATAAAATATCAAATGCATAATAGAGTTTACAACGAGAAAAAGTTCAGGCCTACTTATTAAAATGGAAGATATATACGAATACAGAATAAGTGCACTGAAAGATATTCTCTTACACCAACTGGACTTGTGCTTTTCATGAAATTTCCTCCTGAATTAGAACCATCTATCTCCACAATATCTGTAACTGAAAGTTTAGAAAGTTCTGATCCATCTACTGACTCTGAGTTTCTGTGATTTTCCCTACCAATCAATGGATCAGAAGAAAAAGCAGGTGGAGGACTACGTGATTCTGTCACTGACAACGAAATTGGATGATTTCCAAAGACATTCTTTTCTATACCAGTCTGCACAAAAGTaggtaaaaacaaattaaaatttcagaaaacaagaagaattaaaaaaaaaaaaaaaaaagaaagaaattctgatTCAAAGATAAGTATTACAAAAGAAAATAGATGCATATTAGGGTAATAAAAAGGAAACTCGtcaaaaaaataatcaatttccACTATAATAGATTAATGGTATATCACAAATATTGATCACTAgccatttaataaaaaatagggaGTGATGCCATGAATAAGTTTTCCAAATGGATATACTCATAAACACTTATTATCATCTTTACCATAATAATCATTAAGTTGCTGAATTGAAATGAGATGGGTGTGAAAGAGGACTAGTGTTGAAGATACAAATAGACCATGCATTTGCAAGTAACATATACTCATGTAATTGGTTCAATAAGCCCCGGCATTGAAGAATGTTGATATTCCATATAATACAATTACGCTTAGAACTTTAGAAGCAATAATAAGACTGACAAAGACCAAGACCAGAGACTAGGGGTTCTACAAGTATAAATATTCTGCCAGTAAAATCAATTAAGTCCCAATTCATTTTTAATCTCTATTCCATAATGGTGAGAATGAcatgttttttttctaaaacccaaAATGACAATGTGAGACACTAATGTATGGTAAGTTTATTCTGGTTTTTGTATACCAGGAAATATACACTAGTATAATCTGatataatagttttaaaaaatggaGACCCCTCAAATAGTCCCAATCTCATAAGTTACCTGCAAGATAGCTTCCTTCAACTTGGAATGAAGGCGAGATCCCGAATCTTTCACGCTTTTGGGAGGCCATATCTGCACGAGTTATTTCACCAAAATGAGACATCAAAAAAGAATTGTTTAGATACCAAGGCATGAAGAAATTTCTAGAATTCTTAGAATGTggattgggcctaactcaaccttacaaaaaTAGTTTGTAAAGCGAGGATTTCCCTACGTATAAACATATGTTCaggtcatatattgtccgatgtgagactcttaacacactcCCTCACGCCCAATACTATTGTGCTTGATGCATAGATATAAATGTTGGTTGGCCTGATAGCAGGTGGTCCAACGAATTTTGAACatggctctgataccatcttaGAATGTGGATTAGGCTTATCTCAACCTTACAAAACCAGCTTATAATGTGAGGAATGACTTCAGATATAAACATGTTCAAGCCATACCCGATGTGGAATTCTTAAAAAGAAGGTTTAAGCATAATTATAATATTAGTTGAACGGGTCATGTGCCTAATGTGTGTAACTACAATATTATGTTATGGTCCCTAATCTGAGATCGTGTTGACACAGTCCTAGACGCAGTACAATCTTTCCTTTGACCTATGGTGAAGGCAAAAGCGGACTCGACCTTGACAGTCTCTTCTTgaattcacaattttttttataataattgttgatgatttttattCCCAATCATAATGCCTTTAAATAGACTTACAATAGAAGAAGAGTCCTAATTAAACTAGGTTAATAATTAACTTTTCCCTGATGCCTTGTTAAGCTTTTGGGCCTATGTGCGAGATACTATTAGAATAGTAATATCATAAGAGTTTCTATCTACATCTTAATAATCAAGAGTTTTAGTTAAAGGAATGAATAAAATGAAGAGAGAAGGGTTGGGAATACAATGTTCTAATTTCTTTGCACAGTTGCACTTTACAATTGTTCCATAACCTGGAACACCATGAATCAGACTAACTTTCAGCTAAGagtaatttcaatttattttctttccttttgtacACATTGCTCAGAGAACCTAGACCATGAATGATTGTTTTAAGTTTGTTCTTTCCCTTTGTACACACTGCTCAAAGAACCATTCCTCAGAGAGCCTAGACCACCACGAATGAATGTTTTAAGTTTAAAGATAACTAAATTAAAACCACATAATGGCTATAATTTAAAAGCAAGTAAGCAAATACACTACTTTCAACCAAAAATCTACTTGCAAGAAAGAATCGTTTGAAAATGAATCTTACCGAAGTGGGGCATGAAGGACACACATATCCTGCTGGAGCAGTATGTGGAGGAAAGCTCTTGATATGCGAGATCAAGCAATTTGTGTGGATAACATCtatacaaaaattaaatttataacatGTAATCAGCCCCAGGTTGTCATTTTCAACATGTAATCATACAAATATAAAACGTTTATTTCACAGTAATACAAAGTCAATATCACGTACGCAAGCAACCGAGTCGAGTAGTTTGAGATTCACTCCCCTCTTCTAAAACAGCCTGGCATTGGCAGCATTTTGGCGGCCAGTCATACTCTCCATCTATAACCCATTCCGAATACGTCCGTATCTATGAATAATATCAAATCAACCATCATAACTAATTTTCTTCCCCTCATTTTATATTCCCATTcagtaaaatatattaaatgaaaaatcgGATGAAAATGTAGAATGAATTTACCACGCAGATTTGGTGCTCCGGGAAACAGATACATTCTCCACATACAGGAACTTTATGCACGAAGCAATATAGCTTAGTAGCCTAAAAAACACCACAAATCATTAGTTCAAATTCAAggaaatggaaaacaactaaaatcaCTCCACAAAATATTCAACAACAGAAATTCAAATGTTTCAATGGatcttttaaatttgaaaaataaaaatctatCGTACAAAATGCAAACACAATCACCAATTACTGATCTGAATTGACAAAACTAGATTGCGATTGCGAATTATCGGATCTATATATACAAGATAATGAATCAAGCATGATTATTGATTGAACCTAGCAGAACTCAGGATTTTGAAAACGGAAACAGAAAGTTACGGGAAAGGAACAATTACCTTGCGACATTTGCAGACCACCATTGCATTTGAGGGTTATGATCGAATTGAATCTGAAATGATACTACAGAAAATTTGGGAAAATGAAATTGAGGTGAATTTGAGTATGATGAAATAATGGTAATCACGGAGACATGATTGCAGAGAGATAGATTTACTGAAATCGTTGAAAATAGGCTCAGCTCAGTGCAAAACCAAACCCCCCTCGCTCTTCTACGTTTCTTACCGAGATCCGCTTCAgtgtatttttcttttctttttttctgataaattaaattaatttttttcaaccaaaaacattattagtttatatatatatatatatatatatatatatatatatatatatatataaccaagtgttctcacttgagtcgtcccctatatatatatatatatatatatatatatatatatatatatatatatatatatatatatatatatatatatatatatatatatatatatatatatatatatatatatatatatatatatatatatatatatatatatatatatatatatatatatatatatatatatatatatatatatagaaagagaggagggatcaaattacacccgaagagttacaccacgagttacactcgttcaataactacatctcgaattaatattttataaattcaaccgttggattgaaacataatatcatatagatcatacctataaagtttgagcttaatctttaatgatttactatgtcattgaattacattaaaattaacgttatatgaaagctcattttgacgttaatctttggatatcttgatgatatagtaaatcattatagattaagctcaaactttataggtatgatctatatgatattatgtttcaatccaacggttgaatttaaaaaatattaattcgagatgtagttattgaacgagtgtaactcgtggtgtaactcttcgggtgtaatttgatccctcctcatatatatatatatatatatatatatatatatatatatatatatatatatatataagtgtcaATTTTATTTAGagtcaattatattatttattgacttGTTTTGAAAGTTATGAAAAACCTTCAATTTAatgtaaatattagttatttaggtGTTAGTATTATATAACTACTATAACTTGTTTTCTATATTATTGTAGGTTTTAAAAATCAAGAGATGCTTTGAGGTTGAAAAGAGCAAAAGTTTAAAGTAAAGACAATTTGTTAGACAAACAGGAGTGAAGATAGAAGCGAGACAAGTCAGAAGAGTCGGAGAAAACTGAGACATGTAAATTTGCATCAAACATCATTAGAAAGATGAAGGTCGTGGATTCGATTTCTCTTTTTCTTGATTACCGTCTTGGTATAAAAATTTTGGTGTTCCGATCTCCCAATTTAATCCAATCATATCTAGCCATTTGATACTAATGAATCTCCTCTTGCACAAGAATCTCATCATACTTCTGTTGAAGCTCAAGTTGGAGATAAACTAGTCTTGTTGAATCTATTCTCTCCAAAGAGCGTTGGATTTTTGTGAGTATCTTCTCAATGTTGTGCTTCTGTTTGTATATATTGTCAAAATTTTACTTATTAAAAAGGATAGAATCGTGTTGCACTTTATGAAAACAAGTTACAATGCCATTTGGGGATTTCTCCCAAGAAATCTGGACTATATtgaaatattttcaatgagtgatCCTAGCTGCCTCAAACCTAAAAGGATGCCACCTGTGGTCTTGCAGGGGAAGGCCACACCTAAGTAGAATGAGGTTGTGATCAAAAAGAAATTTACACAACACCTCAACATTTGCATCAAGGAAAGCCATGCACCAAGAAATATAAActaaaaacatgtaaattgcaTCATTTAATTAGCTCGATTCGCACTTGTTTTAGGGTAAATTCATGCATTTTATGGTATTATGTTGATTTTCTATTGTCCATTTCAGGTACTTGTCACTTAGAAGTCTTTACGCTGGAAAACAAAGAAAATGGTGAAAACACCAAATCAATACAAATTTTCTGTTGTCATGACGAACCCAATCATACGATGATGGCCGTCATGACCCATACTAGTGAAACCTCCAGCCATTCAGCATGAAGACAAAGGAGCGCGTGTTCCAGATCCATGACGAAAAGGCTGTCAGCCTAGTTGACGCCTGCCATGGACCCACGATGCAGACCCCTGTTGAAGAAGTCATGACGTGAAGACCGTCAATTCAGCTAACGCATGTCATGACGTCCTGAAGTAGAAAAGTTCACCCACAATTCAACAAGCTATTTCCCCACTTCCAGCATTTTCTCCACTACTCCTACACAATTTTAGACAGTTCTAAGCGAAAAAAAGTCTATAAATAAGACTTTTATGCATTGTTTTGAGGATCTAAGCTTCTATTTTAGCACTTATTTAGGTGTTTTGCACTTATTTCAAGTTGATGTTGCTGCAAATTTACATTCAAAATAGCTGTTATTTCACTTCTCCAAGTCTACATTGTTGTTGTTTCATTTATCCTTGTTGTACCAGATAAAAGTATCCCTTCGGAGAAATTTACTATATGCAAGTTTCAACCTTTATTTATTTTCCAGTTTCCTTTATTGCTATTTTAATTATGccttactactacaaataacgcTTCTAACGTCGGACGCGAAATATGTTTTACCTCGGCAATAGAAGCGAGGTAAATAAGTTCATCATAAAAAGTAAAACATTATCACCTTGGTGTTTAAAACACCGAGGTAAAGGTTTATTAGCACGTGGGTTCGAACCCCATTTtatgcacttttattatttacaaaaactagTGCCTTTTTATCTCGGTTTATT encodes:
- the LOC131630600 gene encoding uncharacterized protein LOC131630600 encodes the protein MVVCKCRKATKLYCFVHKVPVCGECICFPEHQICVIRTYSEWVIDGEYDWPPKCCQCQAVLEEGSESQTTRLGCLHVIHTNCLISHIKSFPPHTAPAGYVCPSCPTSIWPPKSVKDSGSRLHSKLKEAILQTGIEKNVFGNHPISLSVTESRSPPPAFSSDPLIGRENHRNSESVDGSELSKLSVTDIVEIDGSNSGGNFMKSTSPVGPGATTRKGTVHVDRQNSETSYYADDEDAKRKKYIKRGPFHHKFLRALLPFWSSALPTLPVTAPPVRKEGSNATEAPEVRARHPKSSRMDPRKILLLIAIMACMATMGILYYRLVQRGPGDDLLNNNNNINDE